TGTTTCCTTCTATGCAGAATCCATGTCCGGCCAGGACGGCATGGCATCACTcggagtttttaagaaactttcAATATATAGTTGTGAAGATGGACGCTAGTGTCAATCATGGAACTACGATCACTAGACTTTGCAGAGAGGACAATTATATTATGGAAGATGTTAATAAATGTCTTCTAGACATTAGTGGAGGGGGAATTGATAAAAAAAGAAAGACAGATGTTGCTGAAGGAAATAAAACTATAATGAATttgataaaaacataaatattatATCAAACGTATAGATTTTTGTTACAAAAAATAAACGTATAGATTTTATGTAACACTCAGCTGGTTTTGAATTGTGGTTTAAGGTTAcgagattaatttttatgcactgacaatgtaaaaagttttacacagtTATTCAATTTCATCCCtccatttcctattttaaatattattaaatttaaaattaattagtatGATCTAACAAAATGGAAAAGGTGTAATTGAATGTTTGTGTTAAACTTATTTACACTGTcaatgcataaaaattaatctcgTCATTGCTTAAATGTtcagaaaaataattttcctacatgattaaaaaaatgattaataCTAGCTAGTGTTCTAAGGGgtattacaattttttattaaaaattacgacaagttattttttttaataaaaaatattttaattctttAACCAGTGTCCTCATTTGCCTTATGTTAACATGTAATCAAAAGTAACTTAACATGTATTAAATTCCTCTTAAGCAACTATTAGGAggctaagtgtgtgtttggaaaacttcTGCAGATCCACGTTTGGCCCTGATCCACGTTTGTAGAAGCAAGAAATAGTTGTTTTTGAATTtctggatccacgtttggcctctccagatttgaaaccaaacacacacttactaTCAACATGACCACGTCAACAAGGGGTTATTGCAGTGTGTAACTTAATTCATCTTGATGGAGTTTTCTGGTTGGTAGGATTATTTAACTTGGCCATCTAACTTCCACGTGAAGCTTGACCCACAAAATAAACCAAAAAATCTTCAAAGGGTAGCTTGTTTTCCTCAGCAAGCGCATATTTGTCTCCTCTGTGATAACTATGTGTTTCCATAGATTTTGGGATATGTATTGAATGGCAATAGAGATCATGGTTGAGAACTACTCATCGTTATGTCGGCTTCAGGAAAATTTATATTCACCTCATTgtgggttttttattttgaaaattccAAATTTCTATACTAAACTGCCACTTAAATGTGAATTCGTATCAAACTTGTACCTTTCTTCTCAACAACCTGTTAAATTGTGCTGCAAGTATGTGTATATCTTAAACTAGTCCTTTTAAAAATTTGACCATACTgaaccaaatttttttttatatagtgTCCATAGTTTGCAGGGAAGTTACCTAGAAACTACCCTTATGGTCCCTCTCACAAGAAGTATTGAAATATCATTATATATAGATAGCTATCCTAGTATGTTCAGAAAGAAGTTCTTTCTTACTCATCTTAGGAATAAAGAAATAACACCACTTCCCATTTTCTAGCTATGCTACCAAAATCCACCATGTCTAGCAGCCATGATATGAAATATGATGGAAGCTCATTTCTCATTGATATCACCAGTGCCATTACCAAAGTCACTGGTAATTACAGCATTAGCAATGCCAAAAGAAGGTGGCGTTTTGCTTATGTAGCAATTTATTCTAGAAGGGTAATGCTTTCCCTGGCCAAAGAGATCATATCCAAAAGAAACTCCCATTATGTGAGCAAGGGAACCAATCATTGTTCTCTTGTTCCTCATGATGTCGATAAAGCCAGGCTTTCTAACATGGTCaaggacaaaaatttggaagcATATAGTGAATTTGGAGGGGTTGAAGGTGTTGCAGATGTTCTTGGAACAATACCAGCAAAGGGAATCCTTGGCAGTGATGATGACACTGCCGCGAGGCGCGAGTTGTTTGGTACAAATACTTACGTGAGGCCACCGCCGAAAATCTTCCTACACTTTGTGCTGGAAGCTTTGAATGACACCACTATTCTCATCCTTCTTGGTTGTGCTGGCCTTTCCCTTGGTTTTGGCATCAAAGAGCATGGACCTGGGGAAGGCTGGTATGAAGGTGGGAGCATATTTTTGGCAGTGtttctggtggtggtggtcagTGCACTCAGCAATTTCAGACAAGATAGACAATTTGACAAATTGTCCAAGATCAGCAATGACATTAAAGTTGAAGTTGTGAGAAATGGAAGGCCACAACAGATATCCATCTTTGATGTCCTTGTGGGAGAtgttatttatttgaaaattgGAGATCAAATTCCAGCTGATGGATTGTTCTTGGGTGGCCATTCTTTGCAGGTGGATGAATCAAGCATGACAGGGGAGAGTGACCATGTAGAAATTGAGCCATTGAAAGCCCCTTTCTTGTTATCTGGTGCCAAGGTGGTGGATGGCTATGCTCAAATGCTTGTGACAGCTGTGGGAGCCAACACAGCATGGGGTCAAATGATGAGCTCAATATCCGGCGACAACAGCGAGAGAACACCATTACAAGCTCGCCTCGACAAGCTGACCTCTTCTATTGGTAAAATTGGCCTAGCAGTAGCATTTCTTGTTCTTCTCGTGTTGTTAATTCGCTACTTCACAGGAAACACAGAAGATGAGAATGGGAATAAGGAGTACAAGGGGAGCAAAACCGATATAAACGACGTGTGTAACGCGGTTGTGAGCATTGTTGCAGCTGCAGTCACTATTGTGGTTGTGGCAATCCCTGAAGGTCTGCCATTGGCTGTGACTCTCACACTAGCTTACTCCATGAAAAGAATGATGGCTGATCAAGCAATGGTGAGGAAGCTTTCAGCTTGTGAAACCATGGGGTCAGCAACTGTTATCTGCACAGATAAAACTGGCACATTGACATTGAATCAGATGAGAGTGACAAAATTCTGGCTAGGACTAGAAAATGTTGTAGAGAATTTTTCCAATGCAATGGCCCCAACTGTTCTGGAGCTATTCCACCAGGGGGTAGGCCTCAATACAACGGGTAGTGTATACAAGCCTTCAGCAGAATCTGAACCTGAAATTTCAGGTAGCCCAACAGAGAAAGCTATGCTCTTGTGGGCTGTCTCTGATTTAGGTATGGACATGGATGAACTGAAGCAGAAGCATAAGGTTCTTCATGTTGAAACATTTAACTCAGAGAAGAAGCGAAGTGGCGTCGCGGTAAGGAAAGAGACCAATAACACTGTTCACGTGCATTGGAAAGGAGCTGCAGAGATGGTACTTGCAATGTGTTCTAATTACATTGATAGTAACGGCACACAGAAGTCGCTTGATGAAGAAAGGAGTAAAATTGAGAAGATAATTCAAGGAATGGCAGCTAGTAGCCTAAGGTGCATTGCTTTTGCTTACATGGAGATTTCAGAAGGTGGTGATTATATAGAGAAGGGGAAACCGCGTCAAGTCCTGAGAGAAGATGGTTTGACATTGCTTGGGATTGTTGGCCTCAAGGACCCATGCAGGCCAAACGTTAAGAAAGCTGTAGAAACTTGCAAGCTTGCAGGAGTTGATATTAAGATGATCACTGGAGATAACATATTCACTGCAAAGGCAATTGCAACCGAATGCGGAATATTAGATCTTAATGATGCGGGAGGAGTGGTGGTGGAAGGTGTCGAGTTCCGAAACTATACCGAGGAGGAAAGAATGGAGAAAGTTGATAAGATCCGTGTGATGGCGAGATCATCCCCTATGGACAAGCTTTTGATGGTGCAGTGCTTGAAAAAGAAAGGCCATGTAGTTGCAGTCACAGGAGATGGCACAAATGATGCACCTGCTCTGAAAGAAGCTGATATAGGACTTTCTATGGGGATCCAAGGCACTGAGGTTGCAAAGGAAAGTTCCGACATTGTCATTTTGGACGACAACTTCAATTCCGTCGCCACTGTTTTAAGGTGGGGAAGGTGTGTTTACAACAACATCCAGAAATTTATCCAGTTTCAACTAACTGTGAATGTTGCAGCTCTTGTGATCAATTTTATAGCAGCAGTTTCTTCTGGAGATGTGCCCTTAACAACAGTTCAACTACTTTGGGTGAATCTCATCATGGATACTCTAGGTGCTCTTGCACTTGCCACAGAAAGACCTACTAAGGAGTTAATGCAGAAAAAGCCAATAGGAAGAACAGAACCTCTTATTACTAAGATTATGTGGAGAAACCTTTTAGCTCAAGCTTTATATCAGATTGCTGTTCTCTTGGTCTTTCAATTCTATGGAAAGTCAATCTTCAATGTAAGTAAGGAGGTAAAGAATACTCTAATTTTTAATACTTTTGTTCTCTGCCAAGTTTTCAATGAGTTCAACTCGAGAAGTATGGAGAAGCTTAACGTATTTGAAGGCATTCTCAAAAACCATCTGTTTCTTGGAATTGTGGGGATTACTATTGTTCTTCAAGTGTTGATGGTGGAGCTGCTAAGGAAGTTTGCTGATACAGAGAGATTAAACTGGGAGCAGTGGGGAATTTGTATTGGGATTGCAGCTGTGTCATGGCCTATAGCTTGGTTAACAAAGCTCACACCTGTTCCCAGTAAACTGTTCTTCACCAATGCTAAGTGGGTAAAATCTAGTCTTCAAGATTAAGCAGGCTTTTCAATTTTACATCAAGTTGCAATGAGGTTTTCTGTCCAAGGAATAGTAAATTTGAAGCATCTTGAAGACTTGAATATGATATATTTGAGTATGCCACGTATGGAAATTCAAGATGCTCTATGTTTGAAACATAGGGGATCTTGAATTTCCATGTCTGTTGTACCTGAATATAATATATTGAAGTTTCCAATATGCTTGAAATTTTAGCAAACACCTCCTATGTATAGGCTTGGAACTATGGATTTAAATGTCTCAAATTGTAAAGCTCTAGAATGTGAAAGTATACCAACCAACAACTAGTTGTATGTGGAATTAGGGCTGGTGAGAATTTAGGATAGAGGGGACAAAATCAAGTTATGTTAACTACTCTTTGATGTACGTACCAAAAGAAgtataatagcatgtttggttatACAATTAAATTATATAGAATTACTTCTGTTTAGAAGCTACAAGTCTTAACATCTGTCTAAATGTGTTTTGAATTCTGTGCAAATTGTGAAACTAAAGGCTATTAGGCTTGAGAGTTTAAAATTGATATGAGTAGAACTACATTTCTTCACAAGCTTCTAGGTATGGACTATCTTTTGTTTATGAGCTGTTACTGATATATCCTTCTTGCTTTTGTTTTCTTAACTGTCTGAGGCTCTGAACTAAGGACAATGATGGGAATTACTATGAGAGTGTTGAACCACATATCCTACATAGCTAAATGCCCTGAGCAATCTCAAAGAGGAAGAAAAcccaaaggaaaaaagaaaagttcTTAGGAGCACTTGGTTGATATGAAGACCTGATCCAAATTTCATGTTATTTTTATGGGCAGTGTTGTTGCCAACAAGTTACCTGAAATTTCCAACTGTTGCAAACTAGAGCAATACTAGAATGTTTAAGAATAGAACATTGTAATACACAAGATGTTTGCTCACAAGATCAGATCATTGGAAcagaataaaaacaaaataataaaaaagacCTCCTTGATGAATTGACATAGATGCAtgtccttttctttcttctataATATTTTACGATAAAACAtcatggtttttattttttatttcaacatAAAGCTTTTGTTTTTTTCAATCACCAGTCAAAAATAATACCTTTGTGGTCAGAGACATCACTACCGCATctcgagccagattagtcatgTGAGTCATCTTTCCCCCGTGGAGACTGATGGCTAAAGGACCAAAAGAAATCATTACCCAATTATTTTGGTAATAACATGAGGTTTAGACTCATTGGATTTCTCTGGACAAACAAAGACTCGCATTAAATTTCTTCAAAACATGCTTTGGGCTTTCGTTATTGTAACGGGAAGAAAAATAAACCAAATCcatttgataaaaataaaaatccgcAATTTTAAGCCGTATGGTTGTTTTATTAGGATGGCTAATAAGAAGTGTTAGAAAATAGTcagaaaatgattttttttttgtccaaaaAATAGATTTTgggtcaaaagaaaaaaaactatatatacTAGGAAAATGCTAAAAGGCACGAGACCTTTGAGGCACGAACAGGCACgacataaatttttttttaaaattaaaataaaacagaacaggGCAATTGTAAACCCAACACAAGCGAGGAtgccaagaaatcgaagaaaatcAACTTAAATATGCAGTATTTGGAGGCGTTGGGGTCATGGTTTTATATAAAGGTTTGCGATCGTGATTTTACCTGCAACATCAAAGTTTGAAGGTATTCAAAACTGTAAACTGACCGTAGTTTTGGCTGCAACAACAACATTTGCTTACAATTTTCCGCAAAGACCATAAGGGACACATGAACATTGAAGGATAAAGACTAAAAAAGCCAAGAAGcatttaaagagataatgaacAACTTATTAGAGGTAATAACAAATTGTCCAACTCGTGGAACTGTACGTGGGGGCTTCGTTCCTCTTAGGGACTCCACATCCTCTATATGAGGGTTTCTCTTCTCTAGTTTGAGAGAGAACTCTATCCTAGTTCgtaattatgattattttcagcTTTATCCCCCATTATTTCTGACTCCTCATATTCTTTTGACCACTGTTAAAACCAACCACCTCCTCTTCTCCTAATTTCAATTGAACACGGTACTACTAGTCAAGCTTGGCTTCAAATATTTGATGTTTGgacaaatttgaaaaataataataatgactTCTGGTAAGAAGTCTAGTTTCATTTAAGGGCGATAGGACATCTACCACAACACTGGAGCATCTCTACCAAGGTCGAAGAATAAGTTGAAGTTGGATATGGAGGTTAACTCTtgttgtggtttttttttataagcactcTTGTTGGTGgtgatatattttttaacttttcaaatatttatttgtttttagagTAAGCAAGTTTTATGTATTGTCCACATATAATTTTCACATATTTCAGTTTTAGACATTTAAAATTCTCTTTAAtcattttatcattttattCCCCTCACTACTAGAAAACACTCAAATTAGGATGGAATTTTGCGACGGAAAAATATTCCGttccaaaataattaatttgtgaAGCATTTCGCGACACTTTGTCGTCGCAaagatttttaaaatattaatttaacatttTGGGAAGGGATATGCATTTTGTCACAACTTAGGGATGAAATTATATATACCGTCGCAAATTTGAGACAAACATTAATATTCCGTCCCAATGTAAACATTTATTTTGGAGGGAATCATGACGCCATCTTTGGGGACGCAATAATTTAATTACTCCGTCCCAATTTGCGACGGAGATAGTAATAATTTTCCGTcacaaatattattaaaaatattttttttgcgGGACATAATATGGATTTTGTCACAATTTAGGGACGAAATCATATATACCGTCACAAATGTGAGACAAATATTAATATTTCATCCTAATGTATACATTTATTTAGGAGAGAATCATCGCGCTAACTTTGAGGAAGCAATAATTTAATTACTTCGTCCCAATGTGTGACAGAGTTAGTAATAATGTTTCGTcacaaatattattaaaaatttatttttttgtgggACAAAATTTGTATTCCGTCACAATTTAGTGACGCAGCTATATAAACCGTCGCAATGTTGGGACGACAATTATATTCCATACCAAATTGAATATTTAGTTTTGGGGAGAAATCAAGGCGCCAAGATTGAGGACGAAATCGCTTAATTATTTCATCCCAATGTGCGACGGAATAAACAATAATATATCGTCACTAATCATatttaaaatatgtttattATTGTGGGACATAATTCTAATTTAGTCACAACCTAGGGACGAAAATATACTAGTTGTCGCGATTTAGGGACGGAATATAAATACTGTCCCAAAATAAATCTTTTACTTTTGGTGGGAATTATGACGCCAAATCTTGGGACAAAGTTACGTAATTATTCTATCCCAATTAGTGACATAATTAGCAATAACATTTCGTCACAAGGGTCATTTAACAACATATGTATTATTTTGGGACAAAATGTTCTTCCCGTCACAATTTAGGGACGACTTTAAATTACTCATCACAATATTGAGACGAAAGTTGATATTCAGTCCCCATTTATTTTTGAAGAGAATCATAACGCCAACATTTTTTAAGAGAATCATATTGAGGTTTCATGTTGACTCAATGAGTCTTTGTGACCTTAAGGGTCACCAAGTCCGATGTGACATCTAGTTGATATCCATTATCCACCATCATTCATATTGACCTCAAATGCCAGTCTGACCTAATTATACTTCATGTTGATCTTAAAGACTCATCCAACcttattcaatttcatgttcCTTCCTCTTCCCCTCCCTTCTCAACCCccaacctccaccaccaccaccaatcctCCCTCCACCCCGACATCCTTCTCTATAACACTTGAAATTGTTCACCTTCCCCTTCTCCTTAGGATGAGAGTAGAAGAGTCAATTTGAGTTTgcaaaattttatatattttataggactatttttattttattatctaCAATATTCTAGTTCTATTTAGTGCGTGGCcgagttaaaaaaattattgcatTAGTCTACTTAACCACTGCGACATATCTGTAATGCTTATACTAATTAAtggttttttgttgttgaagttTTGTCAAGGACTACATGGGCAAACTCATGATGCAAGCCAGGAGTAATTAATGGCTCTTAATGAAAGCCAGCACCTAGGTTTATATCATATAATTAATTTGAAGATGCAAAAACAATGAGAATTGTCCACAACTGCTCTAAACAGAATATAATGAGAGACTCCAACACATGGATGCAAGATTAGATCTCAAAAGCCCCAATTGTATTTAGACACATGAGAGATCTTGTCACTCAGAACCGTAACAATCATATCTTATGCTATCCACTTAAGATTCCCCAGCATAATTAGACCCTATAAAGaactaaattagggattttgaTGAAGTACATACATATTTTTTAAGGCAATGAGGGATTTTGATTGTTTTGAATATGTATAAccattacaaaataaaaaattccaattgaaaataatatttttttcaattaaaagttAAGTAACTTAATTAGGTATAAGATTGGCAAGGCCAGGGTAAAGAATTAAGCTTGCACATACATTCCATTCTTCGTATTTCAAAGCTTACACTTAAATATATCTTACTACAAATAGTTTTCTTATTTGTATTTATTTGCTCTATTAATGAttctattatcattattatataGCTTTAATTTCCTTCTATAATTCaattttgcttaaaaaaaagttttgaaaattaaatatatatttttgatgATGTTCAAATGTCCATAAATTAGTTAAGCATGAAATCGATTGTTATAAAGAAAAAATTGTTTAGAGTTCACACTctttaaaacaattaaaataaaataaagtaaagtgtaatatatatttttcttaggAGGgaggagtgtagattttaaaataagaagagaaaaaaaatgtaatttaaacCTCTCTTACATGAGTGGAGCTGTGGTTTTGAAATAAGGGGGTGGGAACGGTGGGTTGATCTCTTAGAAGATgttcaaaatttatttatttattgatacACACTTAGGCGTATTTTGTCTCTCTTTTTATATATCACACTTTTTCTTTACAAATATCTTCCATCATATTACTATGTGTCTgtcatttctttctcttccattcATGTCTAGCTTTCCCTAACGTTGGAaattaaaatggaaaaaaatgtAACATTTGCATCTCTCCACCACCTTTAGAGaaacatagaaataaaagagagataaatgagtgattgatgtgatagaaatagaagagatgaatatgaagaaaaaaaagtaaaaatgattTGTAAGAGAAATAGGAGTGTGGACATAttaaaattcaggaaaaatgtATAAAGGAgttattaaaattgaattattgttTACATTATTTAATCACGTGGTGAGAAAGAAAAAGTAGCTAGATAGCTCTTAAAGACACGAaatttagaggagagaaaagcCACATTAACTAATAGAGGGAGAGTTCTAAATTAGTTTTAGCATGGCTATGCTTTGTCTATTCAGTTGCAGTTCTGGGCAATTAAGGTCGGATCATATTAATTAGTAATTTAGGGCTTGTTTCATTGtacttttaaaaaattgtttttagaAATTGTTTTTGAAAACTGTTCTAAACTGTTTGAACTAAATGTTTTCCAATAATTAAAAAGTTgtaattaaaaaactaaaaactaaagCAGAAAACATATTTTAGTTGTTCTggtatttttgttttaaaaactaaaattgaaaataaatttcaaaaacatttaaaacagaaaataatttttgaaaattgtaattaaataactctgaatcaatgAATTGTTGTCCTTAACAAAATATAAAACAATTGATTTGTCATCAAGGACAGGTAGGAGGTGGTCCAAAGTAGTGCAATTTGAAATATTATCATGTTCCACCGACTCAGAGATCAAAAGCTTTGAGTAGTTCTATGTTTTCTGATGTAAACATCAAATTAAACCAAAGTAAATGTGCCAACCACTATGTTTATGGGGACCATTTTCATGGCTCCCTACAAATAAACAGAAACTCATTCaaaatttctttcattttctcaaTCCCTATCATCCACTACGGACATTGCACGTTAAAATTTTAATCTAAATATAACAGGGATAACAGTTAGCTAGCTAGGTTAATCGAGACAAGACACATGGTACTAAAATATATAGAATATTCTGATAAAGTTTTTGTAAAGATACAAGTCGTGAAGAGACCCAACCAATGAAACCTTTAGTTGTTGTCTACCACTCACAAGATCCCTCAAGTCTTCATTTggaaacaataataattaataattcttGAACACAGCACAGTCTAGTCTTGACACtcaattgaaattgaaaattaattacGGCAGGTAATTCACTTTGGCGGTCCAAGCTGCCACAATTTGCAAGTGAACAAATTCCTAGTAGTATTTTACTTGGCATATTGTCAAAGCTAATTTGTGGCGGTTTGAGCCCTcacaatacaattttttcaaCATATATTTCATGCTGATTTTCCTAACTTTTATGTGGATTTTCCTCCAAGTTTATATAATCTCTCCCTATTTCATGAGTGTTTGGCTCTTCCAAATCACTAACTATTCCGATATCTCCCACTCAAATTACTAAATACAAATCTCTCAAACTAAAATTACCAAACCTTGTTGTTTTCgctcaattttttttaccaaaccCAACAACTCAATagaaaaccttttttttttatcggtAATAAGAAtaatattgaatagaagtacaagaggtacttcaacccaatacaaatagggagatgaagagaaagagataagaaaagaaaacaagtaTAAGACAACCAACCTACCAATGATAAAATCTACCCCACCTACAACCCACTTGAAAATCGTCAATACATAAtaggcctcattaaaaccttactaggataaaacccccttgggaaaacctagtaaggaaaaagagtaccgaTTATGTAAGGACATGAAGTAATTTCCAAGAGGGTTTTCTATAACCTTCTAGAACCTTTATATGTAACAAACCCAAACCCACTTTACTCACCTTCCACAGCCTCTTCTTTTCATATCTCTCCTAGAGGAGTCGTCATTCACCCGCGACGATATTAGTGATGTGAGGCTCATGATGGTTTCCAAGGCTGGGTCAGCTCTTGATGGAGGTGCACAAGAGGTCCTCACCTGCATGATCGAGCCGCTACTCCAGGAAGCTTCGCTGCGAAAATACCCTCTCTCATTCAGATTCAGCTTTTATTTAAAGCTTACACAAACaacttaaaaatatatataagtgattattttttaaaaaattaatcgaTTATATCACCAAATAAGCCACGACAAATATGTCATTTGTATAATATTGCAATTgagtttaattttatatattcaatcGAATATTAAGCTTGCAcagttatatatgtaattaaaattatgattctattttaatgatttggaattaccaaacacaacacacataACATTATTGTCTTGTTCCTTTTCGTTTTATCCCATTACATTCTCTGATATCTTGTTTTGTTTCATCACTAAATGCTACCTTAGCAAAAAGGgttatattatataattatttgaccttaaaaaaaatactaaatgcTACCTTAGGGACTAAGTTGATGATTAATTACccattatatatattataataaagaaaatatGAGAGGAGTATTTCTATCTCCGTACGAGATAAAGAACAAACATGAAAATAACCACTAAATAAGCAGCATACATGTAAATTTTAGTTGTATAATTTCTTTGCTATTTgtatattgggttgaagtaccatTTGTACTTCATTACAATATAttatttggcttataaaaaaaaatacccaaACTGCTAAACTATTAAACCTACATCATATACAAGCACATGAACTGGTAACTGCAACGGACGAGAGTCCCAACGAATATACCCGGCCCCCATATCCAGTTACAAtggcaaaacaaacaaagaaatttaACCATTGATCCCGCCAACACACCACAAAATTGGAGCCTGCCAAAAGAGCTTTGCCAGCTGctctaaaattaaaatacacTATTACATTACATTAATATTTCATTGCATTCACAGTATATATTGCTCCACTGCATCAAGGATCTAAATCTTTATCTTTATATAGAGAGTAACACTTCAGCTGGGGAGTACTTTTCAAAGCAGGATCAGCATGCCAGCATTGGTATGTTCTTAATTTCTTCCTCCAAATAGTTGACACTACTGGTCACTCTTTGATCAATATAGGCACGTAGGTACTGTTAAAAGTTCTCACTATTTCAAAGCCAAAATCCAAATTAAATCTGAGCAATGTTGGTAGCCATTAATTTACTGAACCGGCTATTTCCTCAGTCCAAAGTCCAAACAAAATCAGACAGATATGCAGAGATAAATTAATGGCTAATTGAAAGCATAAAATCATGTGATGTTTATTAATTAACATATAAAGTTTCTAGTAAGAGAAAAACACTAGATAAAAATTATGCATAAAGCTGACCCTTG
This is a stretch of genomic DNA from Lotus japonicus ecotype B-129 chromosome 1, LjGifu_v1.2. It encodes these proteins:
- the LOC130730588 gene encoding calcium-transporting ATPase 12, plasma membrane-type translates to MLPKSTMSSSHDMKYDGSSFLIDITSAITKVTGNYSISNAKRRWRFAYVAIYSRRVMLSLAKEIISKRNSHYVSKGTNHCSLVPHDVDKARLSNMVKDKNLEAYSEFGGVEGVADVLGTIPAKGILGSDDDTAARRELFGTNTYVRPPPKIFLHFVLEALNDTTILILLGCAGLSLGFGIKEHGPGEGWYEGGSIFLAVFLVVVVSALSNFRQDRQFDKLSKISNDIKVEVVRNGRPQQISIFDVLVGDVIYLKIGDQIPADGLFLGGHSLQVDESSMTGESDHVEIEPLKAPFLLSGAKVVDGYAQMLVTAVGANTAWGQMMSSISGDNSERTPLQARLDKLTSSIGKIGLAVAFLVLLVLLIRYFTGNTEDENGNKEYKGSKTDINDVCNAVVSIVAAAVTIVVVAIPEGLPLAVTLTLAYSMKRMMADQAMVRKLSACETMGSATVICTDKTGTLTLNQMRVTKFWLGLENVVENFSNAMAPTVLELFHQGVGLNTTGSVYKPSAESEPEISGSPTEKAMLLWAVSDLGMDMDELKQKHKVLHVETFNSEKKRSGVAVRKETNNTVHVHWKGAAEMVLAMCSNYIDSNGTQKSLDEERSKIEKIIQGMAASSLRCIAFAYMEISEGGDYIEKGKPRQVLREDGLTLLGIVGLKDPCRPNVKKAVETCKLAGVDIKMITGDNIFTAKAIATECGILDLNDAGGVVVEGVEFRNYTEEERMEKVDKIRVMARSSPMDKLLMVQCLKKKGHVVAVTGDGTNDAPALKEADIGLSMGIQGTEVAKESSDIVILDDNFNSVATVLRWGRCVYNNIQKFIQFQLTVNVAALVINFIAAVSSGDVPLTTVQLLWVNLIMDTLGALALATERPTKELMQKKPIGRTEPLITKIMWRNLLAQALYQIAVLLVFQFYGKSIFNVSKEVKNTLIFNTFVLCQVFNEFNSRSMEKLNVFEGILKNHLFLGIVGITIVLQVLMVELLRKFADTERLNWEQWGICIGIAAVSWPIAWLTKLTPVPSKLFFTNAKWVKSSLQD